ATGTATGGCTTCCTCTGCACGCTCGGCGCGACCTTCATctggctgctgctcgccacgATCAACAGCCTGCCCGTGTCGTCGCACCACGCCGTCGCAGGCGGCATCATTGGCTTCTCGCTGGTgtacggcggtggcgacgcggTTGTGTGGGCCGGCCGCAAGAGCAGCTTTCCCTACATCTCTGGAGTTGCCCCCATCGTCATCTCCTGGTTCatctcgccgctgctgtccgGCATCGTTGCCGCTATACTGTACAGCATGGCCCGCTACCTGCTCCTTGAACGAACGTTTGCCGTGCGCCTTGCTCCGTACCTCATGCCTGTTGTGGTGTttgtcgtcgtcttcctcgaGTTCGTCTTCATCTTCCTCAACGCTGCCAAAAACCTGCTGACGTGGTCGtccgcgcgcgcggcgtgggTGGCAGTCGTCGTGGCCTCcggcgtggcggtggcgtcgctgGCGGCAATCCCTCTCATGAAGCGCCGCATCGAGTCCCTACGCCTTTCCGGTGAAAATCATGCGGCGGAGGAAGGCTGTGAtgctgtggaggcgatgCGAATGAAGCTGGCGGGCGCGCGCTCGTCGGTCATCCGCACCTTCGAGACCAGGACGCAGGCCGCCGAGGGCCACATGCtggcgaagcagcgccgcaagGAGCGCAAGGCGCTGTGCAACCCCAAGACGACCAAGCCCATCGAGGAGGGCAGAAACGATGCGGAGGACGCACGCGCGGAAAATAAACTCAGTACAGTGTCACGCCTGGTGGACGGCGCCGTTGTGCGCGACGAATCCTCGGATGTGGATAGCCCATTCGACGAGAACGATGCGCCCCGCGTGTCTGAGATCGATCCGAACGTCAACTACCTAAAGTATGACGAGAGCGGCGTGCGCATGTTCGACCCGCGCGCCGAGTACATGTTCCGTCTACTACAGATCGTCACTGCTGCCTGCACGTCGTTGGCGCACGGCTCCAACGATGTCAGCAACTCAATCGGTCCCTATGCTGCCATCTACCAGCTGTACAATACTGGTAACGTGGCGAGCACGGCGCACATTGAACTGTGGCTGTTGTGCCTTGGCGGCATCGGCATCGTGGTCGGGTTGGCCACCTTCGGGCTGCCTATCATGCGGCTGCTGGGCGAGAAACTGGCGGTCCTGACGCCGGCACGCGGCTGCGCGGCTGAGGTGGCCACGGCACTCGTCGTGTCGCTGGCGTCCACGTACGGCATCCCTGTGTCGTCTACGCACTGCATCACCGGTGCAGTTTTGGCCATCTCCATGGTCGACGTCGGCATCCACCGCGTGCGCTGGATCCTCGTGCTGAAGATGTACGCCGGCTGGATCTTCACGATAGTCGTCACCGCCATCATCTCCGCCTGCTTCTTTGCGCAAGCCATCGCCGCCCCAGTGCCTCGTGACAGGGGCTAATCCGCAGCACCCACCAAGACGCTTCACTGtagttgctgccgctgctcctgctgctgtcgaaTAGCTCTGTCGGGTCACATTCATCGAAGGGGCATGTGGGCGCGGCTTAggtctctctgtgtgggggcGTGGATCTCCTGTAGGAACGCATAATCCCCCTTGATCGATCGTAGTTTTTCTCTGTTATGTGTTTGCCTACTTTCCCTGTCACGCTCACCACGACTCcccctcactcactcactcattCACGCACCCTCTACTCTTCTTTCAGGCACATTTCTCTCTAAACTGTGCGCTGCttgggaggagaggagaggagaggaggggaggagggggagttGCATGTGTGCTGTTGACTTGAGGGCGAGCGGACGACGGCGACTGGGTGGCGGGtggcgaggagagggaagcgggAACGGAGGTACATCGCAAACGGGAGGGCGTAGCGGCGCAGTGCAGTGGTCATGCTGTGATGAGTTATCCGGCAATGAAAGAGTAAGAGAGACACAGTGCGAGTGGAAGAGAGCTGCGGCGCGCGTGTCCCGCGGGGCCTTTTGTCAGTACGCGCAAGTGAGGCGGCATTCTTCGcagcgaaggaaagggaaaggggatGGGGGGCTGCATGAAAGGGAGACGGCAACAAGAGGGGTGAGGCCGAAATGGAGGGGGCAACCCGAGGCCACTCGATgtcgtcacacacacatacactctCCCTCGATGCCTCGGTCGGGACCTTTGGTTTCCTCCTGAAacgctctccccctttttcacGCCGCCACATCTCCCCATGCCTTTGCCTTTCCTCCTGTCGCTTTACTCACCGGACTGATCGATCTC
This portion of the Leishmania braziliensis MHOM/BR/75/M2904 WGS CADA00000000 data, contig 49, whole genome shotgun sequence genome encodes:
- a CDS encoding phosphate-repressible phosphate permease, with product MIHPYLWIVVVGGFVGFLVACGNGANDLANAFGTSYGSRVLTMLQIVLIASVCEFAGAVGLGSQVATTMSSGIAKLSYFEKDPYVLMYGFLCTLGATFIWLLLATINSLPVSSHHAVAGGIIGFSLVYGGGDAVVWAGRKSSFPYISGVAPIVISWFISPLLSGIVAAILYSMARYLLLERTFAVRLAPYLMPVVVFVVVFLEFVFIFLNAAKNLLTWSSARAAWVAVVVASGVAVASLAAIPLMKRRIESLRLSGENHAAEEGCDAVEAMRMKLAGARSSVIRTFETRTQAAEGHMLAKQRRKERKALCNPKTTKPIEEGRNDAEDARAENKLSTVSRLVDGAVVRDESSDVDSPFDENDAPRVSEIDPNVNYLKYDESGVRMFDPRAEYMFRLLQIVTAACTSLAHGSNDVSNSIGPYAAIYQLYNTGNVASTAHIELWLLCLGGIGIVVGLATFGLPIMRLLGEKLAVLTPARGCAAEVATALVVSLASTYGIPVSSTHCITGAVLAISMVDVGIHRVRWILVLKMYAGWIFTIVVTAIISACFFAQAIAAPVPRDRG